From bacterium:
TCACGATGAAACGCAACACCGCTGTGGGGACCGGCGCGATCGGCGAGGACTCGCTGAACTTCGCGGGAACTCGCGTGAACTCGCGGTGCGGACGCGTTCCCCGTCAATGAAACTTTGCCCACCACCGGTAATCCACTAACACGTTCGCCGCCCTTTAGTCTACTAGCCTGCGCGGGAACGTCAAGGACATGTACTGGTCCAGTAGATCCGAAAGACTTTGCCTCCTCATGAGCGTGTGGCAGGCTGCGCCGCCTTCCAGCGGCGGATGTACTCGTTCGGAGTCAGGTAGCCGAGCGCCTGGTGCGGCCGGACGTTGTTATAGGTCTC
This genomic window contains:
- a CDS encoding integrase core domain-containing protein; protein product: ETYNNVRPHQALGYLTPNEYIRRWKAAQPATRS